The genomic region ttattgtatgtggttatgtttattcagttaaaaatgaaaaaaacatcactCACCTCCaaagtgcagcaaatagagcggctgctcccaCCGTATTTTATCAAACaccctttctttttgttacctcttttatcgcttaaaatgagtccacaaactatcactactgcttctacatcgtcatccgtgtatggtattttgggggttttactggattttcttctggaatcagGATGTTCATGAGTGGAATCGgtttgtgtgtggtgtgttgctcctgccgtgtggctggacacatgAACCGATCGAACCTGTTGTACTTTTATCGGCTCGTATCGTGTGTGAtcacagaagtttggaaaatcggccgacaATCCTTAATTCGTGCCGTGTAAACCAGACTTGAGACTCCCAAGCTCCATTCCTCTCATCGCGTCTcaaccactgccctaacgctctctgactctggtcgctatggtaacgtttacatatcccttcaacataagatacagatgcgccacaaaaaggaacattttactttcatgaaaattttaactcacgaAAACGACTAATGGGAGCTGagcctgagcttgtttctctgcaacgagacagtcccatctgggagtgatgagagacacTAACATCCATAGTtttgcttatgcacagggtgctTGGTCTCTACATGGCGAAGCAATAGAGCTTCATTCCCTCATTAGCGTATTATGCAGAGCGGGGTTGGAATGTGGGAATAACCTActgggataaatccattctcctgtctcttctctgggccttttcccctacgcaaagaaactttccaaaacatatgatctgtttcttactcattttgctgcttgtgggcccAGTGTTGGCAagcaagacgtaaccgagacaatccggttaaaggattttcaaaataaaagatcctccagactcaaataatacggTCCGTGGCCCGGGATGGGGACTACAgctttatagtacaaaccacagggtgaaaatagcaatatatattattttatcattatatgttatttttccatgaCAGGTGCCTCACCATGATgaatatatacactgctcaaaaaaataaagggaacactcaaataacacatcctagatccgaatgaaagaaatattctcattgaatactttgttctgtacaaagttgaatgtgctgacaacaaaatcacgcaaaaatcatcaatggaaatcaaatttattaactgaatgactttttattcatttcagagtTCAATCAGCGAGATTATTCATTTTGTGGTGATCCTAGTctatgaaagaaagaaacaaagaaagaaagcagcaaatgtACATGTTGGTTCCCCTGAAAATATGGATAAATTCAGTCATTGTAGGGTTAAAGTAATTTGAAGAGGGAGAAGCGTATAAACAAGTCAATGACGAGTCAATGACATGAtgcattctgcattttttaactCGGTTaacttaatgttttgtttttttactgactttaatacatttaaatcgCTACGTTGTTTGATAAGTAGAATGggaatgactttttttgtaaacgGTCTtgtaaattagcattttataaaTCAACTAAATTGAATTAAGAAATTTGACCTTCGGATTGGACTGAAGAGAAATGATGAGCAATGTTTTATGGGTTTGGGTTTTATAAAGCAAAGATTGGTATTTGTGTAACATCAAAAGTTCATTTTGAGGCAAAACTaagaaatttataaaaatttcaAATGGCATTTTCCTACATACCGTTGCCTGGTGTTTTAACAGGTAAAGGTTGTCAAAAACCAtgatcttaaattttatttacaaagcaatTTTCAAAGATATAAGTCCTAATATTCTGTACAACATAATTCACAGGTTACAAATACTAAAAAAGTCAAGCATCAGAATCACTAAAAacttatgacaaaaaaatcttgTGACAGCAATCTTGCTCCTGAATTTGGGTCAGGAAAATAAAGCTAGAGAAGCAAACTCTTTCACAATTTAGATTTACAGATTCACAGGAAAAGCTACGTTTTCAACAACTATATAGATTTAGAATAACAAAGAACAAATTTTAGGCATAACTATTGTATTTTACCTGCCTCAGGGGCTTTGTTGGATCACTTTGTGCAGCATGATTTAGTAGTAGCATCATGTAGTATGATATTCACAGAGTGCAACATCAGTGTTTGGAATAAGTTTCATATCTTTAATGGCAAGAAACATCATTTTTTACATCAGTGGGATGTTAAAAGTCTTGTATCTAAACATCTTATGGggaggtttttattgtttccttatttattgtttccttaAAACTGTTTAAGGAGTGTTGATTTCATCCAAAATTTTAAGAGATTATAAGggatttaaagctaaaaaaccCACAATGAAAATGTACTACACGGCATGCATTTGAAGCTTTGACCCAACACAGGGCAGGCTGTATACTGTGATGGAGATATTTGTCTCTTTAAAGATCTGTTCCAGGATCTTTGACACCTTTGACCACTGCAGCTGGTCCAGGCTGCAGCCAATTCTGAGGGAGGAGATACGAGACAAGcaaattgattaattattcCCAATAAAGAAGAAGATTTAAGGGTATTTATTATAGTTATTTATCCACAGTAGTTTCTACAAACCGAGGTATTGATATCCTATTGACACCATTTTCTAAGCAGTGAGATTTCATGTCTTCCAGACTCTGTCTTAGGTTGACATACGTGGGTTTCTGGCtggcttttttctttgtgatcTGAGACACATAATAGGAAAGATACAGTTACCAGATTGAATAATGAAACAGGTTTTGGTCCTATGCAGTATAATTGTGGTATGTTTACCAGATAGTAGATGAAACGTTGATCATGTGTCAGGACAGCACACTGCCCCGGCAGCTTCTCTATTaggacatacaaaaaaaaaaaaaaaatacaaaacaggatATGATTTAGCActttgttgttgcgcaacacccccccccctcctttctgtctctactttctcactctcgtacttcctcttctgagaggggagatgtgctaccagctctccgtctaacgggtccgttgagtttcctaaatctgctgggatttaccctgtccagaactgaagtaaactctgtttaagctggtttcgagaaacgattcgcctggttatctgacggcctacatccaggtgtcccacccttcttccccctgtgaattagccagactgagcagcctacagccaactagtttcacagagcacacctgttaacggtcgctcgttctctattttgcaacttgcatttgttattgaaccaggtaggttttagtgactcgggcgagtcccaaggatgaggttttaaatatgggctaccagcaacctaaaaacattttccacctcttcctctccagaatcaaacatcacagctattttacaaccatcaaagaactttaaggtgactcattaactgaatgtccacaacatcttttagattttctttatgctaaatattttattagtaaggcatttttgcaagggtcagtacagcttaattcagtagcagaaataatcaaataagtaaaatcagtcatctagtctatctttccctactgctgatactgagtactaaaaaagggaacctttgagagagacggacggagtttggcgtttcgaaccccagacctggcttgatgatgaagaaggtgtggcagcaggaggaagatgttgatcggcgaaggcagggatctctgtaggtctgatgagcttcttctccgcatggatgctgaggtcacacaggacttggtgctggcaggaaaaaaggcaccagttcttcttccttgtctttgtcttcatctttgtctttggggtcagaacccagccgatgagagaagtgcgattcgaagccacagattgtgggccagacgggttggtctccatgtgcaggacagtctccggctccgtggccccggctcttcttcagctgcagagttctttgtccatctcgatcttggctcgaagctgcccggaggatccaacgaacggttcctcttttgcacccaccttatatagggttcatccacccccctggtacgcctgctgtctgcttagacagatgatctcatatccatcactgtcttacagacatttcctgatgtctgtgctaatgtctcagggttgctcaacctcctgtgtcccttgcctgcacaacctttcacctactctctacctccaacatatcagtgatgtttaattgcagttacacctttttacaccatttcaagtttaatgtcaaaatcacatttatatcacatttattttctttagcttctctgatttagcattcatttataattttataaccataacttatatcacatttattttcttcagcttctctgatctatcattcatttatgattttataaccataacttattaattattcttattataatcttaatgtgagttattacagatgtttttctgaaaagaaaccaagaataatacatgattctaattatttactactaaagttacagttacttgtttttcttgtagttcccacaaatataagtgtattattacaagtaaaccaatattcatataagtattttactttgaatcttatccaattactaataatgtttagatttcattctttaaaactttcatgctttaaaatagtctcagctatttttataaatctgcaggctggaaacttcctctttttccaggaaacctgcttttcctgtttaatgactctctctgactgactatgatttcttatgattagatagaaaaaagtagaattaaagcaaagtttgcatgagacaaaaacaacacacacaactagatttattttattgacacttaagtctaatgttgggccttgatgtcacttgagtgattcattttaaagataactttatttattattactgttaaactaactttattgacacttaagtctactgctgggccttgatgtcacttgagtgattcattttaaagataactttatttattattactgttaaactaaaatctccagcatggggaagtgggatgagctcggattttcttgacaacttGCTGTTGAAATCAGACATTTGAatgaactgcaaaaacataaaacattttttccaaaacaaagattttagtAACTAGTCTGACTCACTCTGCTTCTTTAACTCTGAGACTCGACCAAACTTCTTCTTGAACATCACCGCTATGCCTGCTCCCAGGCGACAGTCTTCACTGATGCAGTGGGCCAAGGATTCATCGCGTGGACAGGAGAACAAATCTCCGGTGACATACTTCAATGTCTAGTTGGTTGATTGATAGAGTTTCTCAGTTTTGCCCATGTTCATACTTTCTTAAGCGCAACTTGGAGAAAACTATAACCACAAAGTACCAAATTGGTAACGGCGCTTACTACAGCCTTGCTTATCCCCTCACCATCTATCCCCACACTCTCATTGTTCCTTAAAGCACCACCCactttgcagaatttttttccGAATTTGTCCGGGGGTTGTTAGTCCTAGTAAACTATAATAAGCTGGATTTTCTGTTTGCCtcaaaaatgaacttttgatGTTACAAAAATACCAATCTTTGCTTTATAAAACCCAAACCCATAAAACATTGCTCATTATTTCTCTTCAGTCCAATCCGAAGGTCAAATttcttaattcaattcagttgatTTATAAAACGCTAATTTACAAGACcgtttacaaaaaaagtcatttccatTCTACTTATCAAACAACGTAGcgatttaaatgtattaaagtcagtaaaaaaacaaaacgttaagTTAACCgagttaaaaaaatgcagaatgcaTCATGTCATTGACTCGTCATTGACTTGTTTATACGCTTCTCCCTCTTCAAATTACTTTAACCCTACAATGACTGAATTTATCCATATTTTCAGGGGAACCAACATGTacatttgctgctttctttctttgtttctttctttcatagACTAGGATCACCACAAAATGAATAATCTCGCTGATTGAactctgaaatgaataaaaagtcattcagtTAATCATTCAGCTACTCAGAATCAGCACAACattgactctttccatctttaagatgactagAACAAACTCCTCACTGTTGAATCCGTGGTGTTGGcatcactttattacaaatgatagtaaataattggaaatataattttaccAAGATAGAACTTAATCCTCTATTACCGGACACAACTGGAACTCCATAAAGTTTCGTAGTAAAAGTCACATTAATACACAATCAGAACGCATCAACCGAtcctctgcaaaaacacaaaaaaacccccaaacaaacaaaaaaaacacgtttGTTTATCACGTCAGAgttttaacaagaaagaaaaacacagagtatAGGCGATAAAATTGTTGTGTTATTAGATGCAGGTCACAACTGTTGGAAGTGTACATTTTATCTTTAGGGTTTTATGTAACACCGTAAGCTACATTATTGTTGGTGAATAATATCGCAGTGAACACAGATCCTAATCATCCATCACTAGTGGATCTGCTCTTCTCTTCTTCCGCAGCCCCTGGATGAACAGGAACAACTGATGTTTGTTCGTTCTGTAGGACACAATTTCCCTTTAAGGagacaaaaatcaaagtttagtttgttttacattgttgtttttcagcacacGCAAATGATAGagcacttaataaattaaaataaaagttgttaatTTACATATCCATTTAGACcaaaaaggaaagttattaGTTATACTCTACAATTCAGAGTAGAATTCAATTTTTAACGAGatccacattttttaaagttttgaccaACCTTAAAGTGTCTTCAGCTCGTGGAGCCGTTTCAGTGAAGTTAGCGTTCATGGAGGGAaacttgctgctgctgttctgctcgGTCAGAATGTTGctgatgtcagaaaaatctgctgtcatgtgatgagctgcaaaaaaaattaacaaacatgtttgcaaaaagaagtgGCAAGACCGTGTTTTCACTTAAGACTTATAAAATAGTTTCATGATTTTGGTTATGCCTGTAGAATTTAAACTGAGGTAACACTGAACAATGAATCGTTgggtaaatagtttgaaaaaagaaaagatattaaAGACACGCTAACCTAAATGGCTACAAATGCAACCATtgctgaaaatgaatcaaactcatgtgtaatgtttcacctctctgcaaaactttgagtcaccaagctttattctgttttaaacctttgctATTTGATCAGTTTGATTTTAGAAGGGGaacaatgactttttttttttttttttttaaatataacagaaacataaaatctagtctttttacatctttaagatgactaaAACAAGACTCACTGTGAACACTGAGGGCGATGAGTTCagccaaaagtaaaacattcaggatTCCCAAACAGACAGCCGCATGGAGGCAGAGCCTCTCTTTGGAGCTGCTccaaccttaacaaaaacctcaaccttagcaaaattGAATTCATTACATACTAAATTTCTCTGTAACTTTGTTCTTACCTGTGTGATTAGATGCAGTTTTTCCAACAGGATCCATATTGACGTAAATTTCCTCCATCGCTTCAGACTCTGTTGGCTTTAAACATTGACTATAAAATCCACAGCAGTAGTGGAACTAAGTGAAAAACTGTGTGAAAGAGATGAGATGTCTGgtgttcaacaaaacaaaaggtaaacGTATTTTACAGATAAGgaccaaataaagaaattcatgagCGCAGATTCAGTATTAGtttcttaaatatcttacaCAACATAAATTCTTGAAGGTTTCAATAGTTTCATAAGTCTCATATTTGCTGATTCGGTTCTGTatcaatgaatatttatttatcctttttctttgttttccttcagcttggtTAATCCTactcataataaacacattacacttttccatgggtgaaaaaataattgactctttccatctttaagatgacacaaaattaaaaattgttttaaatcacggatagaaggatgaaaaaatacatccGGTGTTGTGATGTTCTTGCTTCATCTTGCTCCTGCGGATGGCTGtgtccaaaaaatatttcctaaagatTAATAAATTGTTGGAACAGATGCCCAACAGTTTTACAGGTCTCATGCTGTCCTGATAACTAGTCACAGCCTTgctctcggtaaaaacaactgtcatctttgtattttgctttctaaatcctcttttaaccctGTTTCTTGTCCAGTAGCAGAAACACTTACATTAAGAAACCACAGGTGTTGAACTGAAATCCTCCTTTagtccagaaaatgtaaaatacctGAATTGCATTATTACAAAACTTCTATAACCGTTGGATCGAATAATTATGGAATTGTacgtatttattcatattttaaagatatgtacTTTTAGGACTGCCATCtagtaaaaacaagctgcatgagCCGGCTAGTACTGTCTAAACCTCAGTCACCATATCTTCTAAAACAGCCATGAGGCAGATCAACAGTTTGACAAACGGTTTGCTTTGTGAAGCACCGCCTCACTGGGAGGGAATCAAAAGGCTAACATGCCAATCAGGTGTAAGTTGGGCgggttaaagtaagagaaaccCGATACTGCATTCAAAGCACGCTGAAGACCAGCAAGCAAAATATCAGAGTTCAGGAGATACAAGATAGAAGATTTGACTGAATCAAGACATTGCCCAGAGGATCAGACTGGGAAGCTAACTGGCACATTGCTAGCTAAGTATGTGGAGCAGGAAAATAGactgtatttactttaatttatgcaaaccaattgcctcaaaaagattcaattactgctacatataaaagacaagtgTAGTTACACCGTGTGATTTTGgcaaacaatattcttaaactcatccaaaatattattctccgtaaaacttattttattttctgcttacagcagcagcaatatatttgctacatagattaaagattcacggtctcattatttgacatggttgttctgttcaaaaccttttggtttgcttgagcagaaatggCATAGTGTCTGggcatgttaaaatgttcaacttttaccaCCCTAAATCCTCAttactttcaaataattcactttttattttattttacttgttgcatggactcaacttaaatagattaacttataaagctttttttatatatccaaaTGTTCCTGCCACTTGCTTAAGATGAGTACAAACAACAAGTCAATGATAATTAAGTGATGTTCGCTTGAACTTTTTGtttaagtctaatgttttattttacagtgaggaaggcTGGAGTCTAGCTTTAGCAAATGGCTGAAAGCGTCTGATCCGCTTCAAACTCAGTACCTGTTTGCTCCAAGGCAAAACTTTGGTAAGGTTAAATTTAGTGGCTAAAGAAAGTCAGACGGTTCGTTCTCCAATGTGAGAAAATCCCTTGAGGTAGTCAAGTTTcttgtttgatcagatcttgtTAGTCAGTATGATTACTAATTAACGGTTGATTCTTTTGTATCTAGATGCAATGTAATCATTCAATTCAcaattgaagttttattatcGGAATGCAgcagattaaatatttcatagtataTTTCACTGATTCCTTTCATACAGTCTAAACtctctgaaaaggaaaaatgacctttcagagaaatataattttgattgctttgagtataatgatattttacttaatctgacTGATATGATCTTCTTTAGCGCATACTGATGCTTCgcattgatcatttataagctTATCAATTACAAGAGGTTTACTgtctgttagagaacattagtgaacagcaTCATTAGGACCAAcgaacaaaagctgcagatcattttaaaggtaacaaaacaattcaccatTTTGTGAGCAACTCTTGGAGCATGGTTGTGTagtgagtatgtttaatttttatttttaggtaaagtgTACCAATAGCAAACTTAGTCAATGTTATTATAAGTGGGGCTAGTTGTCAGAAGATGTAAGTAAGTCTCGGTGAGAgggagtatttaagaaaaaacacaaattcactgaTTGAATTTTTGGCTGATAGCCagcatatatttaaatttgtgcaacaaacaccaaaagaaaaaactatatgataaatatttacacattcaataaatcaatcgaAATCCAAGGGAACCTCACCGTGGCCTGTTTAGTCCCTGTCAGATATTGTTCAGAAGTACGAGTACAGATGAGGAACTTTTACTAACATGTttcacactagcaagtgttacagaaaaaaaaagagtttcgaATGTATTTAAACCAAGATTTACTATTTTGGAGAAAGCATGAAGCAGTGGGAAGATCAGCGTTGAtccaacagcaagaaaaaaacctgaacgAAATCATTCACAGTGATGCCGGGCCaaattctggaaaagtctggacaaattctttaactgcggaaagataaaagttaaatttgagtaggcctgtttactgtctgtcacaTATTCTTAAGAAGTATGTGTACAGATgaggaacatttactgaaatgtatcacactagcaagtgttacagaaaaagaaaatctattagagtttaaaattgaagtgatgaaggaaatcacaaactcatagtCAACACTGGCTAATTGTGCTACCATaaataatgcagtaaaataGTTAAACTGTAGGTTTTCTTTAGGGACTTTTGTTTCTATATGTCTTTatatacacagacacacacacacacacacacaaatggcCTGGTGAACAGCACTGTCGTGGGGCCTTCCACCCCCACCCTCCCTAAAGTCACGAGAATGAATCCTGTGCTGGCGTTTACATCATATCAATCAACCCCCGATAGAGACCCTATTGAGATGATCGGAAATATACATAGCCACACGTGTCACGCGGAGTTCCCCTTAAACACTGTATGGCATTGAGACATCCTCAGGGACATGTGTGTCCAGTATTCTGCCCggacacacgcacaaacacgaACGGCTTGGTGAGCAAAACCGGAGTTAATTAcaacattctatttaaatatattatgttgtatattattcttgattatttatcacttattgttttttatactttaattgtattactcATAAAACTCGGAGCCTGTCTCTGTTTCTATTGGTTGAATTGAAATTAGCGGGAATATAGTGTAACACGTGCTAAGCACGCTGAGGTCATGAGACATCCGGATGGGGGTCATATGACCGGATGGGGGGAGGGGCATCATGTGACCGGATGGGGGGAGGGGCATCATGTGACCGGAAATTAATATCAATTAATTAGGGTCATTAATCACTCATCCATCAAACTCcgattaaattttgacagaagGGTGCCCATGTAGTCTCTCTGACTTACTTATTATCTTAGCAGATGGTTTAAGAACTAGGCTTTACTAGACTCTGTGAAATCTATACTGTGAAAGTTATTAACCATGCAAAGTTGTTGCATCCTTAATCAGATACACACATGGCTTCAAGAAAATCAAGAGATGATCAAGAGCTCCAGGTGCTGGATGACTGAGGCTCAGTCATGGCTTGCTGCTCCCTGCACATACACCACAGCTAAATGTCTGAGGAGCCACGTTCATGCTCTTCAGGTCATTACACATTGCTAtgttctctcctttttttatgaatacatcaattatgatttttttgtatcaTAATTAGTCCCACGATGTAAGAGATATGTTTTTAGAGTGAATTACTGTGCATTTGGTATAGATTGTGTTAGGTGATGCATCGCAGATCCGGTCGACACTGCAGAACTTCATCTCAGTCCTAGAGGAAATGTCGCAGGTTTGTGATGTCACCGCACTCCACGACCAACTGCTGGAAGCAGATCACAGAGTGTCAGAAGTTCATGGCAGCTTCACAGCCCCCCTGTCTCAGCTGGAGCACGCAGCTGCTGTGAGTCTGAGATTTTATCCTTCCTGTACCTTTAGGTGCCGTCATGTAACTTGACATAAACAATACATTATCATCAAATTGCAAATCTTCTGTTGAAGCTTCAGGCTTTATttccaattgatttttttgcTGATGACCGCCTGGTATTTGCGAGGGTTAAGAACCACAACCGCCCTGCAAATAGCTGAAGTCCGTCAATTCTTGAGACCCCTTCTAAAAATTCTAACTTCCTATTTCAATAGTTCAAAGACCTTAATAAGCATTGATACACATTCCTTGTGTCCTCTTGGGTGTAAAACTGTGCCAAGGTATACCAATTTTTCAGGCtgaattttttatattttagatatgcacTATGAAATATTCTGTGCACTCTCagtgtcaaataaaacaaaaacaaaaacatgacagaaggATCCAGCCAGAAACGGTGAGGTTCGCGAGGTTGCCAGCCTCCGGACCCACCACGATggttccctgattaccccttTTCTATTgaatcccacctgtgttccctgCTCCTTGTCGGATCCTTGTCTCAACTGTCTAGCTGTCTCGCATTGTCTACACTGCTACCAGCATTTGAGTTTACTGCCTTtatgctcacctgtgctgcctgaaCTTCTCTGTACTCTTCGTTGTTCACCATTAAAACTACCATTATTCTCCATAACGTGTCTACCTCACCACCTAAACCCACAAAACATGACAGACATAAAGTGTTGTTGACGAGCTCACCCCACTACTGTCAGGCAGCCAGACCTCCTACGGCTGATGAGCCTGTGTCACAGAGGTCAGCAGGGAGTCTCACTGCCCACTCATTGTTGATCCTTATGAGGACATGTCTCCTGTGTGTCTTTATGAACACCTCTGACCATTAATTGTGTGTCTGTAGTCTGGAAACATAACTAGCTTCCCTATTTTACCCAGTCTGGTGTTCCTCTTTTGTGGTTCTGTGACCTGCTGGTTTAAGATGTTGCtttgtattattaattttaaccACTTACTTCTGATAACCTAATCATGGACTGGTTCTACAAACTAGCCTTCATCTAAAAAGCCTAGAGACAAGAGTACTCTACCTTTCAAATGTAACATACTCTATCTCATcactgcaaataaattaaatgtctaACAATTTGCTGGCTCTACTTCTTTAAAccttacttttttattgttaagcTTGACTCTTCACCACAGAATAAATTGGACTTTTGTAGATTATTTATATCATGctaacaaaattataaaacctATTTACaaatcttattattttttttaatcaaatctggCCTTATTCCTCATACTTGTTCCCACCTTTGATTGGATCATCGTAACATCAACT from Xiphophorus couchianus chromosome 13, X_couchianus-1.0, whole genome shotgun sequence harbors:
- the LOC114156173 gene encoding ADP-ribose glycohydrolase OARD1-like, which codes for MFKKKFGRVSELKKQKKLPGQCAVLTHDQRFIYYLITKKKASQKPTYVNLRQSLEDMKSHCLENGVNRISIPRFVETTVDK